One window from the genome of Salvia miltiorrhiza cultivar Shanhuang (shh) chromosome 7, IMPLAD_Smil_shh, whole genome shotgun sequence encodes:
- the LOC130994078 gene encoding uncharacterized protein LOC130994078, with amino-acid sequence MVRESKALGSAGHEAALTGAVGGARSAGMWRVAERCGVLAVGGWAGRGVAGRGVSGRGGSAGGGVAGWSWRLAALAALVWLGGLGGLAALAALAWLGRLSGLACALTGVAGSAGRVRVAVLAALTGWAAVGGWAGRFRVCGVDGCVAGRGGWQRWRVAVWLGRLSGCAERAGSADGSGWRRCWQRWRVAALTGAWLGGLGGLAALAGGSADGGVAGRAGA; translated from the coding sequence ATGGTGCGCGAGAGCAAGGCGCTGGGCAGCGCTGGGCATGAGGCAGCGCTGACGGGTGCGGTTGGCGGGGCTCGCAGCGCTGGCATGTGGCGTGTGGCTGAGCGGTGCGGGGTGCTGGCGGTTGGCGGGTGGGCTGGGCGGGGCGTGGCTGGGCGGGGCGTGTCTGggcggggtggcagcgctggcgggggCGTGGCTGGGTGGTCTTGGcggctggcagcgctggcagCGCTGGTGTGGCTGGGCGGGCTTGGcgggctggcagcgctggcagcgctggcgtggcTGGGCCGGCTGAGCGGGCTGGCATGTGCGCTGACGGGGGTGGCTGGCAGCGCTGGGCGGGTGCGGGTGGCGGTGTTGGCAGCGCTGACGGGGTGGGCTGCGGTTGGCGGGTGGGCTGGGCGGTTCAGGGTGTGCGGCGTTGACGGTTGCGTGGCTGGGCGGGGtggctggcagcgctggcgtgtgGCGGTGTGGCTGGGCAGGCTTAGCGGGTGCGCTGAGCGGGCTGGCAGCGCTGACGGGAGTGGCTGGCGGAGgtgctggcagcgctggcgggtggcagcgctgacgGGTGCGTGGCTGGGCGGGCTGGGCGgtttggcagcgctggcgggtggcagcgctgacgGGGGCGTGGCAGGGCGGGCTGGCGCGTAG
- the LOC130994079 gene encoding uncharacterized protein LOC130994079 — protein MEGVPRGRGGGRGRGRGRGRGFIPEEPVPQVALNRTAEEKFRKEKPPTFDGLGEPADAEKWVRAIERIFNYIRCDDEDKVACATYQLVHEAEFWWESVRRTMTNEQWEDFTWEEFKVELYKKYILGCYQQKKQNEFWNLRQKTGTVTEYDRAFNQLSRYAPTLVDSDGKRAEKFRNGLRHEIAISLASQGGLTYAQTLSRALTIESLLPREKGKSSEQSGFMPSQDGSKGKRKWNEGTGGNFGNGKKPWMANQNQNQYQNPQPQAMVQIPCPKCQKLHPGECLKGMNVCYNCGEAGHYVSTCPKKGGGALQQQNPGNQQQQNQGPRGNQGQPRYVRAYALNQHPAAGD, from the coding sequence ATGGAAGGTGTACCAAGAGGACGCGGTGGAGGACGTGGTCGTGGCCGTGGGCGCGGTAGGGGATTCATCCCCGAAGAACCTGTTCCACAAGTAGCACTGAATCGCACAGCCGAGGAAAAGTTTCGTaaggaaaaacctccaacgtttgatggaTTGGGTGAACCCGCGGATGCCGAGAAATGGGTTAGGGCAATAGAACGGATCTTCAACTACATACGTTGTGATGATGAGGATAAAGTGGCATGCGCAACTTATCAGTTGGTGCACGAAGCTGAATTTTGGTGGGAGTCAGTTAGGCGGACAATGACTAACGAACAGTGGGAGGATTTCACATGGGAAGAATTCAAGGTTGAATTGTATAAGAAGTATATACTGGGATGTTACCAACAGAAGAAACAGAATGAGTTTTGGAATCTGAGACAGAAAACGGGAACTGTGACTGAGTACGACAGGGccttcaatcagctatcaagatatgctccgacgTTAGTGGACAGTGATGGGAAACGCGCAGAGAAGTTCAGAAACGGACTGCGTCACGAGATAGCGATTTCCCTAGCAAGTCAAGGAGGTCTCACCTACGCGCAAACTTTGAGCAGGGCTCTCACTATTGAGTCGTTGTTGccaagggagaaaggaaaaTCCTCTGAACAGTCTGGATTCATGCCATCTCAAGATGGTAGtaaaggaaagagaaagtggAATGAAGGGACTGGTGGAAACtttggaaatgggaagaaaccatggaTGGCAAATCAAAATCAGAATCAATATCAGAACCCACAACCTCAAGCAATGGTTCAAATTCCTTGCCCAAAGTGTCAAAAACTCCATCCGGGAGAATGTCTGAAAGGAATGAACGTCTGTTATAACTGCGGGGAGGCCGGGCATTATGTATCGACATGCCCAAAGAAGGGAGGAGGAGCACTCCAACAACAAAATCCCGGAAACCAACAACAACAGAACCAAGGCCCTAGAGGAAATCAAGGGCAACCACGGTATGTtagggcctatgcccttaaccaacACCCAGCAGCAGGAGAttag